A part of Strix aluco isolate bStrAlu1 chromosome 21, bStrAlu1.hap1, whole genome shotgun sequence genomic DNA contains:
- the NUP85 gene encoding nuclear pore complex protein Nup85 isoform X2 produces MEELDAEPPLMVVPGADPSARQLCFAWGPAEVLVCETLFGRRGTGDGGPSSSRVFVVRKDQDIYIQTLRKLFNESHGIFIGLQRSEEELAGKSRKAQLVQVSKNYRSVIRACMEDMHQAAISTRDPALHSQYSTQVSILSAMELIWNLCEILFVEAVAAGPLLLRLLDWVRLHVCDVDNMVREVLSSENPSKHELFWNAVDVFVLQGRMDEARHLLAKEASANPTSVNMYKTLDDLMKKMPVPSLGNTQTLTEMELKWQHWHEECQRYLQDGTFASNSHMESICKILLGDEDAILEKKELLSTWYQFLVTRLLYSHPTVKPMELRFYAQSSMDLFLGGESSPEPLDTILMAAFEFEMHQVIKECSIALSNWWFVAHLTDLLDHCKLLQSHNLYFGSNMREFLLLEYASGLFSHHSLWQLGVDYFDHCPEYGRVYLELHIERIPLNTEQKALKVLRICEQRQMHEQVRSICKIMAMKALRNNRLGSALSWSIRAKDAAFATLISDRFLKDYCERGCFSDLDLIDNLGPSMLLSDRLTFLGKYREFHRLYGEKRFSEAAKLLLMLMTAHIAPCSFWMTLLTDALPLLEQKEVIFSAEQTYELMRCLEDLTAGKSDKQKFQDDDVETMKVEMLRLALARNLARVIVKEGTLEGS; encoded by the exons atGGAGGAGCTGGACGCGGAGCCGCCGCTGATG GTGGTGCCGGGCGCGGACCCGTCCGCCAGGCAGCTGTGCTTCGCCTGGGGCCCCGCGGAGGTGCTGGTCTGCGAGACCCTCTTCGGCCGCAGAG GCACCGGGGACGGAGGGCCGAGCTCCTCCCGCGTCTTCGTGGTCCGTAAGGATCAGGACATCTACATCCAGACCTTGCGGAAACTCTTCAACGAGTCGCACGGGATCTTCATCGGCCTCCAGCGCAGCGAGGAGGAGCTGGCGGGGAAGTCGAGGAAAGCGCA ATTGGTTCAAGTGAGTAAAAACTACCGGTCGGTGATAAGAGCCTGTATGGAGGACATGCACCAGGCAGCTA TTTCAACCCGGGaccctgccctgcacagccagtACAGCACCCAG GTTTCTATTCTCTCTGCAATGGAGCTGATCTGGAACCTGTGTGAGATTCTGTTTGTTGAAGCAGTTGCAG CTGGTCCCCTCCTGCTTCGCCTCCTGGACTGGGTTCGACTTCATGTCTGTGATGTGGACAACATGGTCCGTGAAGTCCTGAGCAGTGAAAATCCATCGAAACACGAGCTCTTCTGGAATGCG GTGGATGTCTTTGTGCTGCAAGGCCGCATGGACGAAGCACGGCACTTGCTTGCCAAGGAAGCCAGTGCCAATCCCACGTCAGTGAACATGTACAAGACCTTGGATGACTTAATGAAGAAGATGCCTGTGCCCAGT CTTGGCAACACCCAGACACTGACTGAAATGGAGCTGAAATGGCAGCACTGGCATGAAGAATGTCAGCGGTATCTACAGGATGGAACTTTTGCTTCCAACTCCCACATGGAATCCATCTGCAAG ATCCTGCTGGGAGATGAGGATGCCATCCTGGAGAAGAAGGAACTCCTGAGTACTTGGTACCAGTTTCTGGTTACCCGACTCCTCTATTCCCATCCAACTGTGAAGCCGATGGAGCTGCGGTTTTACGCACAG TCTAGTATGGACCTGTTCCTGGGTGGAGAAAGCAGCCCTGAGCCTCTAGACACGATTCTAATGGCAGCCTTCGAATTTGAGATGCATCAAGTGATCAAGGAATGCAG CATTGCCCTGAGCAACTGGTGGTTCGTGGCTCATCTGACCGACCTGCTGGACCACTGTAAACTCCTGCAGTCTCACAATCTCTA ttTTGGTTCAAACATGCGTGAATTCCTTCTGCTAGAGTATGCCTCAGGACTCTTCTCCCATCACAg cCTGTGGCAGCTGGGGGTGGATTACTTTGACCACTGCCCAGAATACGGCAGGGTATATTTGGAGCTTCATATTGAGCGGATACCCCTTAACACAGAACAGAAGGCCCTCAAGGTGCTGAGGATCTGCGAGCAGAGACAGATGCATGAACAAG TTCGTAGCATCTGTAAAATCATGGCCATGAAGGCTCTGCGGAATAATCGCTTGGGCTCTGCCCTGTCGTGGAGCATCAGAGCTAAGGATGCGGCTTTTGCCACGCTAATATCTGATCG ATTCCTGAAGGACTACTGTGAAAGGGGGTGCTTCTCTGACTTAGATCTCATCGATAATTTGGGACCATCCATGCTGCTTAGTGACCGGCTGACATTTCTTG GCAAGTACCGAGAATTCCACCGGCTGTACGGGGAGAAACGGTTCTCTGAGGCTGCCAAGTTGCTTTTGATGTTGATGACAGCTCACATTGCTCCTTGCTCCTTCTGGATGACCCTGCTGACAGACGCCCTTCCCCTGCTGGAGCAGAAAGAG GTCATATTTTCAGCAGAGCAGACTTACGAGTTGATGCGATGCCTGGAAGACCTGACAGCAGGGAAGTCGGATAAGCAGAAATTCCAG GACGATGACGTTGAGACTATGAAAGTGGAAATGCTGAGACTTGCTCTTGCACGAAATCTTGCACGAGTCATCGTCAAAGAAGGCACGTTGGAAGGCTCCTGA
- the NUP85 gene encoding nuclear pore complex protein Nup85 isoform X1 — MEELDAEPPLMVVPGADPSARQLCFAWGPAEVLVCETLFGRRGGSPSRGEAGPGRAPPAGALTGRVAGTGDGGPSSSRVFVVRKDQDIYIQTLRKLFNESHGIFIGLQRSEEELAGKSRKAQLVQVSKNYRSVIRACMEDMHQAAISTRDPALHSQYSTQVSILSAMELIWNLCEILFVEAVAAGPLLLRLLDWVRLHVCDVDNMVREVLSSENPSKHELFWNAVDVFVLQGRMDEARHLLAKEASANPTSVNMYKTLDDLMKKMPVPSLGNTQTLTEMELKWQHWHEECQRYLQDGTFASNSHMESICKILLGDEDAILEKKELLSTWYQFLVTRLLYSHPTVKPMELRFYAQSSMDLFLGGESSPEPLDTILMAAFEFEMHQVIKECSIALSNWWFVAHLTDLLDHCKLLQSHNLYFGSNMREFLLLEYASGLFSHHSLWQLGVDYFDHCPEYGRVYLELHIERIPLNTEQKALKVLRICEQRQMHEQVRSICKIMAMKALRNNRLGSALSWSIRAKDAAFATLISDRFLKDYCERGCFSDLDLIDNLGPSMLLSDRLTFLGKYREFHRLYGEKRFSEAAKLLLMLMTAHIAPCSFWMTLLTDALPLLEQKEVIFSAEQTYELMRCLEDLTAGKSDKQKFQDDDVETMKVEMLRLALARNLARVIVKEGTLEGS; from the exons atGGAGGAGCTGGACGCGGAGCCGCCGCTGATG GTGGTGCCGGGCGCGGACCCGTCCGCCAGGCAGCTGTGCTTCGCCTGGGGCCCCGCGGAGGTGCTGGTCTGCGAGACCCTCTTCGGCCGCAGAGGTGGGTCCCCGTCCCGCggcgaggccgggccgggccgggcgcctCCCGCCGGGGCGCTGACCGGGCGTGTTGCAGGCACCGGGGACGGAGGGCCGAGCTCCTCCCGCGTCTTCGTGGTCCGTAAGGATCAGGACATCTACATCCAGACCTTGCGGAAACTCTTCAACGAGTCGCACGGGATCTTCATCGGCCTCCAGCGCAGCGAGGAGGAGCTGGCGGGGAAGTCGAGGAAAGCGCA ATTGGTTCAAGTGAGTAAAAACTACCGGTCGGTGATAAGAGCCTGTATGGAGGACATGCACCAGGCAGCTA TTTCAACCCGGGaccctgccctgcacagccagtACAGCACCCAG GTTTCTATTCTCTCTGCAATGGAGCTGATCTGGAACCTGTGTGAGATTCTGTTTGTTGAAGCAGTTGCAG CTGGTCCCCTCCTGCTTCGCCTCCTGGACTGGGTTCGACTTCATGTCTGTGATGTGGACAACATGGTCCGTGAAGTCCTGAGCAGTGAAAATCCATCGAAACACGAGCTCTTCTGGAATGCG GTGGATGTCTTTGTGCTGCAAGGCCGCATGGACGAAGCACGGCACTTGCTTGCCAAGGAAGCCAGTGCCAATCCCACGTCAGTGAACATGTACAAGACCTTGGATGACTTAATGAAGAAGATGCCTGTGCCCAGT CTTGGCAACACCCAGACACTGACTGAAATGGAGCTGAAATGGCAGCACTGGCATGAAGAATGTCAGCGGTATCTACAGGATGGAACTTTTGCTTCCAACTCCCACATGGAATCCATCTGCAAG ATCCTGCTGGGAGATGAGGATGCCATCCTGGAGAAGAAGGAACTCCTGAGTACTTGGTACCAGTTTCTGGTTACCCGACTCCTCTATTCCCATCCAACTGTGAAGCCGATGGAGCTGCGGTTTTACGCACAG TCTAGTATGGACCTGTTCCTGGGTGGAGAAAGCAGCCCTGAGCCTCTAGACACGATTCTAATGGCAGCCTTCGAATTTGAGATGCATCAAGTGATCAAGGAATGCAG CATTGCCCTGAGCAACTGGTGGTTCGTGGCTCATCTGACCGACCTGCTGGACCACTGTAAACTCCTGCAGTCTCACAATCTCTA ttTTGGTTCAAACATGCGTGAATTCCTTCTGCTAGAGTATGCCTCAGGACTCTTCTCCCATCACAg cCTGTGGCAGCTGGGGGTGGATTACTTTGACCACTGCCCAGAATACGGCAGGGTATATTTGGAGCTTCATATTGAGCGGATACCCCTTAACACAGAACAGAAGGCCCTCAAGGTGCTGAGGATCTGCGAGCAGAGACAGATGCATGAACAAG TTCGTAGCATCTGTAAAATCATGGCCATGAAGGCTCTGCGGAATAATCGCTTGGGCTCTGCCCTGTCGTGGAGCATCAGAGCTAAGGATGCGGCTTTTGCCACGCTAATATCTGATCG ATTCCTGAAGGACTACTGTGAAAGGGGGTGCTTCTCTGACTTAGATCTCATCGATAATTTGGGACCATCCATGCTGCTTAGTGACCGGCTGACATTTCTTG GCAAGTACCGAGAATTCCACCGGCTGTACGGGGAGAAACGGTTCTCTGAGGCTGCCAAGTTGCTTTTGATGTTGATGACAGCTCACATTGCTCCTTGCTCCTTCTGGATGACCCTGCTGACAGACGCCCTTCCCCTGCTGGAGCAGAAAGAG GTCATATTTTCAGCAGAGCAGACTTACGAGTTGATGCGATGCCTGGAAGACCTGACAGCAGGGAAGTCGGATAAGCAGAAATTCCAG GACGATGACGTTGAGACTATGAAAGTGGAAATGCTGAGACTTGCTCTTGCACGAAATCTTGCACGAGTCATCGTCAAAGAAGGCACGTTGGAAGGCTCCTGA